One region of Candidatus Rokuibacteriota bacterium genomic DNA includes:
- a CDS encoding molecular chaperone TorD family protein → MTPEEVGLALARAGVYRLLGGAFAYPAAASLEELSRLAVAAAAGPLGVPPLGGALLALAKALRESDAAELALEHVLLFDRQVRCPPYEGAYGDVPQLAGKAAQLADVAGFYAAFGLEQARGRPDCEDHIAAELEFMSVLALKEAYLLAEGDGEGVEVTRQGQARFLSDHLGRWAQALADALREATALPYYAAAGDLLAAWVGAEVSRVGASPLRVETRRGHDPLQEENFSCPVAADEAAMEEGPRGG, encoded by the coding sequence ATGACCCCCGAAGAAGTCGGCCTGGCGCTGGCGCGCGCCGGGGTGTACCGCCTCCTGGGCGGCGCCTTCGCATATCCGGCTGCGGCGTCACTCGAAGAGCTCAGCCGCCTGGCCGTGGCGGCGGCCGCGGGGCCGCTGGGCGTCCCGCCGCTCGGCGGGGCGCTCTTGGCGCTGGCGAAGGCCTTGCGGGAGTCCGATGCGGCCGAGCTCGCCCTGGAGCACGTTCTCCTCTTCGATCGCCAGGTCCGCTGTCCGCCCTACGAGGGGGCCTACGGTGACGTGCCCCAGCTGGCCGGCAAGGCCGCCCAGCTCGCGGACGTGGCCGGGTTCTACGCCGCGTTCGGGCTGGAGCAGGCCAGAGGCCGACCCGACTGCGAGGACCACATCGCAGCGGAGCTGGAGTTCATGAGCGTGCTGGCGCTCAAGGAGGCCTACCTGCTGGCCGAGGGGGACGGGGAGGGGGTCGAGGTGACGCGGCAGGGCCAGGCGAGGTTCCTCTCCGATCACCTCGGCCGCTGGGCGCAGGCCCTGGCCGATGCCCTCAGGGAAGCGACGGCCCTGCCGTACTACGCGGCGGCTGGCGACCTACTCGCCGCGTGGGTGGGGGCGGAGGTGTCACGGGTGGGAGCCTCTCCGCTGCGGGTCGAGACGCGCCGCGGGCACGACCCGCTGCAGGAGGAGAACTTCAGCTGTCCCGTGGCAGCCGACGAAGCCGCCATGGAGGAGGGCCCCCGGGGCGGCTGA